From the Ruania alkalisoli genome, one window contains:
- a CDS encoding AEC family transporter, producing the protein MSAVLSALATMAVIAFAGWVLATFRVLGEGAQQVLARLVFALATPSLLITTIGEADLALLLTRTAATTWVSTLTVATAAVVIFGVLLRRGRGQTTVASLAASYVNAGNIGIPVAIYVLADALAVVPTMLMQLLVLAPVAYAVLDTAGASRRELLLRPLRSPLTIGALIGLTLAVVPWTPPDAVLQPLRLVGTTAAPLALLTLGMSFAPKRRGETPSSEPATSADARPPGHWVDVSIVAALRAVVHPALTFAVAHGLGVDEEHMLGVVLMAALPTAQNVLVYALQFDRGLRIARDAQVITTALSVPLLVGVVALLH; encoded by the coding sequence GTGAGCGCTGTCCTCTCCGCACTCGCCACCATGGCGGTCATCGCCTTCGCCGGCTGGGTGCTGGCCACCTTCCGGGTGCTCGGGGAGGGCGCCCAGCAGGTGCTCGCACGCCTGGTGTTCGCCCTCGCCACACCGTCTCTCCTGATCACCACCATCGGCGAAGCAGACCTGGCCCTGCTCCTCACCCGTACGGCCGCCACCACCTGGGTGAGCACACTGACCGTGGCGACGGCCGCCGTCGTGATCTTCGGCGTGCTGCTACGACGTGGCCGGGGGCAGACCACGGTGGCCAGCCTCGCCGCCAGCTACGTCAACGCCGGCAACATCGGCATCCCGGTGGCGATCTATGTGCTCGCCGACGCGCTCGCCGTGGTGCCCACGATGCTCATGCAGCTGCTCGTGCTGGCCCCGGTCGCCTACGCGGTGCTGGACACGGCCGGGGCGAGCCGGCGCGAGCTGCTGTTACGCCCGCTCCGCAGTCCGCTGACGATCGGGGCGCTCATCGGCCTGACGCTGGCGGTGGTGCCGTGGACCCCGCCCGATGCGGTGCTGCAGCCGTTGCGACTGGTGGGGACGACGGCCGCTCCGCTGGCACTGCTGACGCTCGGGATGTCCTTTGCGCCGAAACGACGCGGCGAGACACCCAGTTCCGAGCCAGCCACATCTGCCGATGCCAGGCCGCCCGGCCACTGGGTCGACGTGTCGATCGTGGCCGCGCTGCGCGCCGTGGTGCATCCCGCACTGACCTTTGCCGTGGCGCACGGTCTGGGAGTGGACGAGGAACACATGCTGGGCGTGGTGCTGATGGCCGCCCTCCCGACGGCGCAGAACGTGCTGGTCTACGCGCTGCAGTTCGACCGGGGGTTGCGGATCGCCCGCGACGCGCAGGTGATCACCACGGCACTGTCGGTGCCGCTGCTGGTGGGCGTGGTGGCGTTGTTGCACTGA
- a CDS encoding xylulokinase, with the protein MTSSTPQSSPRSLAGQLVAGIDSSTQSCKVVIRDAETGALKRFGSAPHPDGTEVDPGAWWDALQVAVSAAGGLDDVAAVAVGGQQHGMVALDADGNVVRSALLWNDTRSAGAALDLIDELGEGDAEAGARAWAEQVGVVPVASFTITKLRWLAQHEPENAAKVAAVALPHDWLTWRLAGDGPGSGADGLERLTTDRSDASGTGYFDAASGEYRFDLLERAFGRRIGVPQVVAPGAVARTTDTFVLGAGAGDNAGAALGLGMGAGDVAISIGTSGVVSAVSDASVSDPEGLVAGFADATGRYLPLACTLNGSRVFDAVGRLLSVDHQEFAALALSAPAGADGLTFVPYLEGERTPNKPDASGALHGVRLGNTTPAHVARAAVEGVLCSLADGLGALQAQGVPVERVLLIGGAAQSAAVRQIAPAVLGVPVTVPQPGEYVADGAARQAAWALSGADQPPEWGLAGAKEYDVPAERDASLTDRYAQAREMTFGA; encoded by the coding sequence ATGACGTCGTCGACACCGCAATCCTCCCCTCGCTCTCTCGCGGGGCAGCTCGTCGCAGGGATCGACTCCTCGACCCAGTCCTGCAAGGTGGTCATCCGGGACGCGGAGACCGGGGCGCTGAAGCGCTTCGGCTCCGCGCCGCACCCGGACGGCACCGAGGTGGACCCCGGGGCGTGGTGGGACGCCCTCCAGGTGGCGGTCTCCGCCGCCGGTGGTCTCGACGACGTCGCTGCCGTCGCCGTGGGCGGTCAGCAGCACGGCATGGTCGCCCTGGATGCCGACGGGAACGTGGTCCGCTCGGCGCTGTTGTGGAACGACACCCGCAGCGCCGGGGCTGCCCTCGACCTGATCGACGAGCTCGGCGAGGGCGATGCCGAGGCGGGAGCGCGTGCCTGGGCCGAGCAGGTGGGCGTCGTGCCAGTGGCCTCGTTCACCATCACCAAGCTGCGCTGGTTGGCCCAGCACGAACCCGAGAACGCCGCCAAGGTCGCCGCCGTGGCACTTCCTCACGACTGGCTCACGTGGCGGCTCGCCGGGGACGGCCCCGGCAGCGGCGCGGACGGACTGGAGCGTCTGACCACTGACCGCTCCGACGCCTCCGGCACCGGCTACTTCGACGCGGCCAGCGGCGAGTACCGGTTCGACCTGCTCGAGCGTGCCTTCGGTCGCCGGATCGGTGTGCCCCAGGTGGTGGCTCCCGGCGCCGTCGCACGGACCACCGACACCTTCGTACTCGGGGCCGGGGCAGGGGACAACGCCGGTGCCGCACTCGGGCTCGGCATGGGGGCCGGTGACGTCGCGATCTCGATCGGCACCTCGGGCGTGGTGAGCGCAGTCAGCGACGCATCGGTGTCTGACCCGGAAGGTCTGGTGGCAGGCTTCGCCGACGCCACCGGCCGCTACCTGCCCCTGGCCTGCACTCTCAACGGCAGCCGCGTCTTCGACGCCGTCGGCCGCCTCCTCAGCGTGGACCACCAGGAGTTCGCCGCACTCGCTCTCTCTGCCCCCGCAGGCGCCGATGGACTCACGTTCGTGCCCTACCTCGAAGGTGAGCGCACCCCGAACAAGCCCGATGCCAGCGGCGCCCTGCACGGGGTGCGGCTCGGGAACACGACCCCCGCGCACGTGGCGAGGGCCGCCGTCGAGGGGGTGTTGTGCTCCCTGGCCGACGGGCTGGGTGCGCTGCAGGCGCAGGGCGTGCCGGTCGAACGGGTGCTTCTCATCGGTGGTGCCGCGCAGTCGGCGGCGGTGCGACAGATCGCCCCCGCGGTGCTCGGGGTGCCGGTGACGGTGCCGCAGCCGGGGGAGTACGTCGCCGACGGCGCCGCTCGCCAGGCCGCATGGGCGCTCTCCGGCGCCGATCAGCCGCCAGAGTGGGGCCTGGCCGGCGCGAAGGAGTACGACGTGCCCGCCGAGCGGGACGCCTCCCTTACCGACCGGTACGCACAGGCACGGGAGATGACCTTCGGCGCCTGA